The following are encoded in a window of Flavobacteriales bacterium genomic DNA:
- a CDS encoding PD40 domain-containing protein has translation MILILFITTTMAAYAQRNYKRVHNRMLDEAKLMMNNGYYEEATKIYKRLLPMDSGFAEVFHEMGVCLVNIPGQKEKSVPHFEHAMRLGHLESFYELGLARHRQQRFDESVDLLRSYKQLHGRAVRDAEVDHRIGHAVNAKALVREPIDVRIRNLGPMVNSPAHDYCPLVTADGNTMYFTSRRRGTTGERKDGSGQWFEDIWMARRIDDEWTNAVNVRGPLNTAMHDATVGLSPDGRSMIIYRTHPNLVSGDLYGSEYTNGKWTEPMLLTDRINSKHHEPSASIAPGGDEIYFTSDRPGGYGGRDIYRIRRLPNGQWSLPLNLGPNVNTAHDEDAPFIHSDGVTLFFSSKGHNSMGGYDIFKTVLTDPDMNGWSIPENMGYPLNTVNDDIYFCLSEDGLTGWFSSERPGGLGMQDIYQVEFPGSQLDYLVVRGVVTDTAEEPVKARIVVTDPKSEELQGVYNSNERTGRYLLVLTPGMRYSLTVEAPGFATRSMELHARTINGTRELPMDILLTRGEQSLTRHD, from the coding sequence TTGATACTCATCCTTTTCATCACCACCACCATGGCGGCATATGCCCAGCGCAACTACAAGCGCGTGCACAACCGCATGCTGGACGAGGCCAAATTGATGATGAACAATGGGTACTATGAGGAGGCCACCAAGATCTACAAGCGGTTGCTCCCGATGGACAGCGGCTTCGCGGAGGTGTTCCACGAGATGGGAGTCTGCCTGGTGAACATCCCCGGGCAGAAGGAGAAGTCGGTGCCACACTTCGAGCATGCCATGCGGCTGGGGCATTTGGAGTCCTTCTATGAACTGGGACTCGCGCGCCATCGCCAGCAGCGCTTCGATGAATCCGTGGACCTGCTGCGTAGCTACAAGCAACTTCATGGGCGCGCGGTGCGCGACGCCGAGGTGGACCACCGCATCGGCCATGCCGTCAACGCCAAGGCCCTGGTGCGCGAACCGATCGACGTGCGCATCCGGAACCTGGGTCCCATGGTAAACTCGCCCGCGCACGATTACTGTCCGCTGGTGACTGCGGACGGCAACACGATGTACTTCACCTCACGCCGGCGCGGCACCACGGGCGAACGCAAGGACGGCAGCGGCCAATGGTTCGAGGACATCTGGATGGCGCGGCGGATCGACGACGAGTGGACCAACGCGGTGAATGTGCGCGGACCGCTGAACACCGCCATGCACGACGCCACGGTGGGCCTGAGCCCGGACGGGCGGTCGATGATCATCTATCGTACGCATCCCAACCTGGTGAGCGGCGACCTGTATGGCTCGGAGTACACGAACGGCAAATGGACCGAGCCGATGCTGCTCACGGACCGCATCAACTCCAAGCACCACGAACCCAGCGCGAGCATCGCGCCCGGCGGCGATGAGATCTATTTCACGAGCGACCGGCCCGGAGGCTACGGCGGACGGGACATCTACCGCATCAGGCGCCTGCCGAACGGGCAATGGAGCCTGCCGCTGAACCTGGGACCCAATGTGAACACCGCGCATGATGAGGACGCGCCCTTCATCCACAGCGATGGCGTCACGCTCTTCTTCAGCAGCAAGGGCCACAACAGCATGGGCGGTTACGACATCTTCAAGACCGTGCTCACCGATCCCGACATGAACGGCTGGAGCATCCCGGAGAACATGGGCTATCCATTGAACACGGTGAATGACGACATCTACTTCTGCCTGAGCGAGGACGGCCTCACCGGCTGGTTCTCCTCCGAACGCCCTGGCGGACTTGGGATGCAGGACATCTACCAGGTGGAGTTCCCCGGCAGCCAGCTGGACTATCTGGTGGTGCGCGGCGTCGTGACCGATACCGCCGAGGAACCGGTGAAGGCCCGCATCGTGGTGACCGACCCGAAGAGCGAGGAACTGCAGGGCGTGTACAACAGCAACGAGCGCACCGGCCGCTATCTGCTGGTGCTCACCCCGGGCATGCGCTACAGCCTCACCGTGGAGGCGCCGGGCTTCGCCACGCGCAGCATGGAGTTGCACGCGCGCACCATCAACGGCACGCGGGAGCTTCCCATGGACATCCTGCTCACGCGCGGGGAACAAAGCCTCACCAGGCATGATTGA
- a CDS encoding type IX secretion system membrane protein PorP/SprF — protein MIERHVGTVLCCLSALALHAQDAQFTQFYAVPTYISPAFVGTGLQTRFGLAYRDQWPSMPGSFVTGNFAFDHYMPEVNSGIGLLVNHDKAGSGGLRYTSVTAQYAYEIELKRKVFLRPALQFGWVNHAVDYSRLVFGDQLVRGGDVGTFESYNGHSVSYTDMGTGLLFFTPKMWLGVAMHHLNRPNQSLLYGEARIPRRFSMHGGYRTELRSPVIREHAQSIVFAFNYRAQEKYDQLDIGAYFERQPFFAGLWYRGLPLLKRYEQAYMNNDAVAVLVGVIVNDLRIGYSHDVTISRLAGHSGGAHELTLGYELAQQHKKRSMSKRRIVPCAKF, from the coding sequence ATGATTGAACGCCACGTTGGCACGGTGCTCTGCTGCCTGTCCGCCCTGGCGCTCCATGCGCAGGACGCGCAGTTCACGCAGTTCTATGCCGTGCCCACGTACATCAGCCCGGCCTTCGTGGGCACGGGTCTCCAGACCAGATTCGGCCTGGCCTACCGCGACCAATGGCCGAGCATGCCGGGCAGCTTCGTCACGGGCAACTTCGCCTTCGACCACTACATGCCCGAGGTGAACAGCGGCATCGGCCTGCTGGTGAACCACGACAAGGCCGGCAGTGGTGGTCTGCGCTACACTAGCGTCACAGCGCAGTACGCCTACGAGATCGAACTCAAGCGCAAGGTCTTCCTACGCCCGGCGCTGCAGTTCGGCTGGGTGAACCATGCGGTGGACTACTCGCGGCTCGTTTTCGGCGACCAGCTTGTGCGCGGTGGTGATGTGGGCACCTTCGAGTCCTACAACGGCCACAGCGTTTCCTACACCGACATGGGCACGGGCCTGCTCTTCTTCACCCCGAAGATGTGGCTGGGGGTGGCCATGCACCACCTGAACCGGCCGAACCAATCGCTGCTGTATGGTGAGGCGCGCATACCGCGCCGCTTCAGCATGCACGGCGGCTACCGCACCGAGCTTCGGAGCCCGGTGATCCGCGAGCATGCGCAGAGCATCGTGTTCGCCTTCAACTACAGGGCACAGGAGAAGTACGACCAGCTGGATATCGGCGCCTACTTCGAGCGGCAGCCCTTCTTCGCCGGGCTGTGGTACCGGGGGCTACCGTTGTTGAAGCGTTACGAGCAGGCCTACATGAACAACGACGCGGTCGCGGTGCTCGTGGGGGTCATCGTCAACGATCTGCGCATCGGCTACAGCCATGATGTGACGATCTCCCGGTTGGCCGGTCATTCCGGTGGTGCGCATGAACTGACGCTGGGCTATGAGCTGGCGCAGCAGCACAAGAAACGCTCGATGTCCAAGCGGCGCATCGTGCCCTGCGCCAAGTTCTGA
- a CDS encoding ABC-F family ATP-binding cassette domain-containing protein yields MNLLSVERLAKHYGPRQLFQDLSFGLEKGQKTAIVARNGSGKSTLLKCIAGVETPDAGIVTFNKGIRTGYLDQHVQMTSARSVVDEMLDRDDPVSAAIRAYEHAVAQGLGGKALQQAIDRMEELHAWDHEARAKGLLHRFGLRDMEQPVNTLSGGQQKRLAMAKVLIDLPDLLILDEPTNHLDLPMIEQLEEELSTQGLTLLLVTHDRYFLDNVCDEIIELEGGVITRFNGNYSYYVEKKALLDEVRDATQHHLRGLMKRELEWVRKMPRARGTKSKSRLDKFEDIKAQATRRFDKEDVKLEVKTDRLGGKVIEARNLTKAFGKPEDGDRYKPIVAHFNYSIKKGDRIGIVGPNGIGKSTFIDLLTKHIEPDMGKVTIGETVALGTFGQQGLRLKEDQRIIEVVRDIADVIPLNKGRTMTASQLLERFLFDKEQQFQYASTLSGGERRRLHLCTVLMRNPNVLILDEPTNDLDIPTLNALEDFLMDLDACLLIVSHDRFFMDKLCTKLLVFEGEGRIKEWVGSYTDLREIQKANAARPKKTAPERAPETRAEAPSAKSTTVTPKKKLTYAERLELQRIDKDLPGLEKRKAELLAILSAGGTDHHAMMEKSIELERIIKDLDRMTDRWLELSERAG; encoded by the coding sequence ATGAACCTGCTCTCCGTCGAACGCCTCGCCAAGCACTACGGCCCCCGCCAGCTCTTCCAGGATCTCTCCTTCGGGTTGGAGAAGGGGCAGAAGACGGCCATCGTGGCGCGCAACGGCAGCGGCAAGAGCACCCTGCTGAAGTGCATCGCCGGAGTGGAGACCCCGGATGCGGGCATCGTCACCTTCAACAAGGGCATCCGCACAGGCTACCTGGACCAGCACGTCCAAATGACCTCCGCCCGCAGTGTGGTGGATGAGATGCTGGACCGCGACGATCCGGTCTCCGCCGCCATACGCGCCTATGAGCACGCCGTGGCGCAGGGACTCGGCGGCAAGGCCCTGCAGCAGGCCATAGACCGCATGGAGGAGTTGCACGCCTGGGACCATGAGGCACGCGCCAAGGGACTGCTGCACCGCTTCGGGCTGCGCGACATGGAGCAGCCCGTGAACACCCTCAGCGGCGGCCAGCAGAAACGCCTGGCCATGGCCAAGGTGCTGATCGACCTGCCCGATCTGCTGATCCTGGACGAACCCACCAACCACCTGGACCTGCCCATGATCGAGCAGCTCGAGGAGGAGTTGTCCACCCAGGGTCTCACCCTCCTGCTCGTCACCCACGACCGTTACTTCCTGGACAACGTCTGCGATGAGATCATCGAACTGGAAGGCGGGGTCATCACCCGCTTCAATGGCAACTACTCCTACTACGTGGAGAAGAAGGCGCTGCTGGATGAGGTGCGCGATGCCACCCAGCACCACCTGCGTGGCTTGATGAAGCGTGAACTGGAATGGGTGCGCAAGATGCCCCGCGCGCGTGGCACCAAGAGCAAGAGCCGGCTGGACAAGTTCGAGGACATCAAGGCCCAGGCGACGCGCCGCTTCGACAAGGAGGATGTGAAGCTGGAGGTGAAGACCGACCGCCTGGGCGGCAAGGTGATCGAAGCCCGCAACCTCACCAAGGCCTTCGGCAAGCCGGAGGATGGCGACAGGTACAAGCCGATCGTAGCGCACTTCAACTACTCCATCAAGAAAGGCGACCGCATCGGCATCGTGGGACCCAACGGCATAGGCAAGAGCACCTTCATCGACCTGCTCACCAAGCACATCGAACCCGATATGGGCAAGGTCACCATCGGGGAGACCGTGGCGCTCGGCACTTTCGGGCAGCAGGGCCTGCGACTGAAGGAGGACCAGCGCATCATCGAGGTGGTGCGCGACATCGCCGACGTGATCCCCCTGAACAAGGGCCGCACGATGACCGCCTCACAGCTTTTGGAGCGCTTCCTCTTCGACAAAGAGCAACAGTTCCAATACGCGAGCACCCTCAGTGGCGGCGAACGGCGGCGGCTCCACCTCTGCACCGTGCTGATGCGCAATCCGAACGTGCTGATCCTCGACGAGCCGACCAATGACCTGGACATCCCCACGCTCAACGCACTGGAGGATTTCCTCATGGACCTCGATGCCTGCCTGCTCATCGTGAGCCACGACCGCTTCTTCATGGACAAGCTCTGCACGAAACTGCTGGTCTTCGAGGGCGAAGGCAGGATCAAGGAGTGGGTGGGCAGCTACACCGATCTGCGGGAGATCCAGAAGGCGAATGCCGCAAGGCCGAAAAAGACCGCGCCCGAACGTGCCCCGGAGACTCGCGCGGAAGCCCCTTCAGCGAAGAGCACAACGGTGACCCCGAAGAAGAAGCTCACCTACGCGGAGCGCCTGGAACTGCAGCGCATCGACAAGGACCTGCCCGGATTGGAGAAACGCAAGGCCGAACTGCTGGCGATCCTCTCCGCCGGCGGCACCGACCACCACGCCATGATGGAGAAGTCCATCGAACTGGAGCGCATCATCAAGGACCTGGACCGGATGACGGACCGGTGGTTGGAATTGAGTGAGCGGGCAGGTTGA
- a CDS encoding DUF4918 family protein codes for MLADRLLEHVLSFSLKDTKLPKGIGVLDPFNGEHAEEVGRIVTAFHRKYYSDDRPRTLMLGINPGRLGAGSTGLSFTDTKRCESDLDIPVNGLRTHEPSSDFFYRMIRAAGGPEAFYSQVYVHAVCPLGFVRDGLNLNYYDDKALEKAVTPFVEQWLRTLVKCGMRTDTVLCIGTGKNAAYFTKLNDRLGLFDKIIALEHPRYVMQYKARSMEVYIGKYLTALEGA; via the coding sequence ATGCTCGCCGACCGACTCCTCGAACATGTCCTCTCCTTCTCCCTCAAGGACACCAAACTCCCCAAGGGCATCGGCGTCCTCGACCCCTTCAATGGCGAGCATGCCGAAGAGGTCGGCCGCATCGTCACCGCCTTCCACCGCAAGTACTACAGCGATGACAGGCCACGCACCCTGATGCTCGGCATCAACCCCGGCCGCCTGGGCGCGGGCAGCACAGGCCTCTCCTTCACCGACACGAAACGCTGCGAAAGCGACTTGGACATCCCAGTGAACGGCCTGCGCACCCACGAGCCCAGCAGCGACTTCTTCTACCGGATGATCCGCGCGGCAGGTGGACCCGAAGCGTTCTACAGCCAGGTCTACGTGCACGCCGTGTGTCCCCTGGGTTTCGTGCGCGATGGCCTGAACCTGAACTATTACGACGACAAGGCGCTGGAGAAAGCGGTGACACCCTTCGTGGAACAGTGGCTGCGCACACTTGTGAAGTGCGGCATGCGGACGGACACCGTGCTCTGCATCGGCACCGGGAAGAACGCGGCCTACTTCACCAAGCTGAACGACCGGCTGGGCTTGTTCGACAAGATCATCGCGCTGGAGCACCCCCGCTATGTGATGCAGTACAAGGCGCGGAGCATGGAGGTGTACATCGGCAAGTATCTGACGGCGTTGGAAGGGGCGTGA
- a CDS encoding long-chain fatty acid--CoA ligase, translating into MEPKRLHDIPEYQLAHFPKDIAIATKEGGAWRGYSTQELIDTAERIALGLMKLGVAPGDKVAIASGNRSEWCLVDQAVLRIGAIGIPIYPTSSAEDYAYVLQHSESKVIFSANAEIHAKAAAAHPQCPGLGHLFTFDRVEGARHWSEVPALAEASDRPTLQRYKEQVRNADLATIIYTSGTTGRPKGVMLTHDNILSNVVASATRFPVDSQARCISFLPLSHIYERMLMYLYMYAGVSIHFQETLDDLGDRIREVEPDVFTAVPRLLEKIYDKIVAKGDALTGIKRSLFFWALDLGHRYEVHGRSPWYDLQLALARKLIFSKWQAALGGKCRVVASGSAALQPRLARVFNAAGIPVMEGYGLTESSPVISVNEMDNDGLRFGSVGRPIPGVQVRIAEDGEILAKGPNIMVGYYKDEEMTRQTLDEDGWLHTGDIGEITAEGFLRITDRKKEIFKTSGGKYVAPQVMENKLKASRFIEQVMVIGENRHFPAALIVPEFVFLKDWCARKEIPFESREQAIRDQRVIDRIFKEVEAANEGLGQWEQVKKIALLPKEFAIDTGELTPTLKLRRKPILAKYAAEVEAIYREG; encoded by the coding sequence ATGGAACCGAAGCGCCTGCATGACATCCCCGAGTACCAGCTCGCCCATTTCCCCAAGGACATCGCCATCGCCACCAAGGAGGGTGGTGCTTGGAGAGGGTATTCCACACAGGAACTGATCGATACCGCCGAGCGCATCGCCTTGGGCTTGATGAAGCTGGGCGTGGCGCCTGGTGACAAAGTGGCCATCGCCAGTGGCAACCGCAGCGAGTGGTGCCTGGTGGACCAGGCCGTGCTGCGCATCGGCGCCATCGGCATCCCCATTTACCCAACCAGCAGCGCCGAGGACTACGCCTATGTGCTGCAACACTCGGAAAGCAAGGTCATCTTCAGCGCGAACGCGGAGATCCACGCCAAGGCCGCGGCCGCCCACCCGCAATGCCCCGGGTTGGGCCACCTCTTCACTTTCGATCGGGTGGAGGGGGCCCGCCATTGGTCCGAAGTGCCCGCCCTGGCCGAAGCATCCGACCGCCCCACCCTGCAGCGCTACAAGGAGCAGGTGCGGAACGCCGACCTGGCCACCATCATCTACACCAGCGGCACCACCGGCCGTCCCAAGGGCGTGATGCTCACCCACGACAACATCCTGAGCAATGTGGTGGCCAGTGCCACACGTTTCCCGGTGGACAGCCAGGCGCGCTGCATCAGCTTCCTGCCCCTCTCCCACATCTACGAACGGATGCTCATGTACCTCTACATGTACGCCGGCGTGAGCATCCACTTCCAGGAAACGCTGGATGACCTGGGCGACCGCATCCGCGAAGTGGAGCCCGATGTCTTCACCGCCGTGCCGCGCCTGCTGGAGAAGATCTACGACAAGATCGTGGCCAAGGGCGACGCGCTCACCGGCATCAAGCGCAGCCTGTTCTTCTGGGCCCTGGACCTGGGCCACCGCTATGAGGTGCACGGCCGGAGTCCCTGGTACGACCTCCAGTTGGCGCTGGCCCGCAAACTCATCTTCAGCAAGTGGCAGGCGGCCCTGGGCGGCAAGTGCCGCGTGGTGGCCAGTGGCAGCGCCGCGCTGCAACCGCGCCTTGCAAGGGTCTTCAACGCCGCCGGCATCCCGGTGATGGAAGGCTACGGCCTTACGGAATCAAGCCCGGTGATCAGCGTGAACGAAATGGACAACGATGGCCTGCGCTTCGGCTCGGTGGGCCGCCCCATACCCGGCGTGCAGGTGAGGATCGCCGAGGACGGCGAGATCCTGGCCAAGGGACCCAACATCATGGTGGGCTATTACAAGGATGAAGAGATGACGCGCCAGACGCTCGACGAGGACGGCTGGCTGCACACGGGCGACATCGGTGAGATCACCGCCGAGGGTTTCCTGCGCATCACCGATCGCAAGAAAGAGATCTTCAAGACCAGCGGCGGGAAGTACGTGGCCCCCCAGGTGATGGAGAACAAGCTCAAAGCCTCGCGCTTCATCGAGCAGGTCATGGTCATCGGAGAGAACCGCCACTTCCCCGCCGCCCTCATCGTGCCCGAGTTCGTGTTCCTGAAGGACTGGTGCGCGCGGAAGGAGATCCCCTTCGAGAGCCGCGAACAGGCCATCCGGGACCAGCGGGTCATCGACCGCATCTTCAAGGAGGTGGAGGCCGCCAACGAGGGACTGGGCCAGTGGGAGCAGGTGAAGAAGATAGCCCTGCTGCCCAAGGAGTTCGCCATCGACACCGGCGAACTCACGCCCACCTTGAAGTTGCGCCGCAAACCCATCCTGGCCAAATACGCCGCCGAGGTGGAGGCCATCTACCGGGAAGGTTGA
- a CDS encoding SCO family protein, whose product MTRIVLFLAIFLAAVVAGWLILRPSGELPIYHPSQLDPRLVDRDTRKQRGEHHIMDFKLTDQLGRTVTLDEVGDRIILADFFFTTCPTICPKMTAEMARVQETYKHEDRLILLSHSVTPELDSVPVLKAYADLHGADHERWRFLTGPRKQIYALARRSYFACLDEGDGGMQDFVHTENFVLVDPQRRLRGFYDGTSPKDVDRLIKDIRMLLKEVERPDAIRGEIGV is encoded by the coding sequence ATGACCCGCATCGTTCTCTTCCTGGCCATCTTCCTAGCGGCGGTCGTCGCGGGGTGGCTCATCCTGCGGCCGTCCGGCGAACTGCCCATCTACCATCCCAGCCAGCTCGATCCCCGCCTGGTGGACCGCGACACGCGCAAACAGCGCGGTGAGCACCACATCATGGATTTCAAGCTCACCGACCAATTGGGCCGCACGGTGACCCTGGACGAGGTGGGCGATCGCATCATCCTGGCCGATTTCTTCTTCACCACCTGCCCCACCATCTGTCCGAAGATGACCGCCGAGATGGCCCGCGTGCAGGAGACCTACAAGCACGAGGACCGCCTGATCCTCCTCTCCCATTCGGTCACGCCCGAATTGGATTCCGTGCCCGTGCTCAAGGCCTACGCCGACCTCCACGGCGCCGACCACGAACGCTGGCGCTTCCTCACCGGCCCCCGCAAGCAGATCTACGCCCTCGCCCGCCGCAGCTACTTCGCGTGCCTGGACGAAGGCGACGGTGGTATGCAGGATTTCGTGCACACCGAGAATTTCGTGCTCGTGGACCCCCAGCGCCGCCTGCGTGGTTTCTATGATGGCACAAGCCCGAAGGACGTCGACCGTTTGATCAAGGATATCCGGATGTTGCTGAAGGAAGTTGAGCGCCCCGATGCGATTCGGGGCGAGATTGGAGTTTGA
- a CDS encoding DUF2490 domain-containing protein yields the protein MRSGQIRLVAACMALLPLFAAAQERLRPGFSDELWLSAQIRSTLPKFLKKPLGDHYKKLRMSGELGYRSADNFFAGRQIYTDLALRYRFNKHFNANIEYRYADRGAYLPNRQRLLLVGRAGTAVERFDLGYRFIQQWVFLDRGRTRNIIRNRFSVEYDIRKWKLDPEFSLEFFTRTDQPQGWNHIGTRYSLGTSFSPWKGHTFSPSIIHDRDARVAWPMNRIMYSIDYVVDLRRL from the coding sequence ATGCGCAGCGGGCAGATACGCCTGGTGGCCGCCTGCATGGCCCTGCTGCCGCTGTTCGCCGCGGCCCAGGAGCGCCTGCGCCCCGGCTTCTCCGACGAGCTCTGGCTAAGTGCCCAGATACGCAGCACCCTGCCCAAATTCCTGAAGAAGCCCCTGGGCGACCACTACAAGAAGCTCCGCATGTCCGGCGAACTGGGCTACCGCTCGGCGGACAACTTCTTCGCCGGCCGACAGATCTACACGGACCTGGCCCTGCGCTACCGCTTCAACAAGCACTTCAACGCCAACATCGAATACCGCTACGCGGACCGTGGCGCCTACCTCCCCAACCGCCAACGCCTGCTGCTGGTGGGCCGCGCAGGCACCGCTGTTGAACGGTTCGACCTGGGCTACCGCTTCATCCAGCAATGGGTCTTCCTGGACCGCGGCCGCACGCGCAACATCATCCGCAACCGGTTCAGCGTCGAATACGACATCCGCAAGTGGAAGCTGGATCCTGAATTCTCCTTGGAGTTCTTCACCCGCACCGATCAGCCACAGGGCTGGAACCATATCGGCACGCGCTACAGCCTGGGCACCTCCTTCTCCCCCTGGAAAGGCCACACCTTCAGCCCGTCCATCATCCACGACCGCGACGCGCGCGTGGCCTGGCCCATGAACCGCATCATGTATTCCATCGACTACGTGGTGGATCTGCGGCGGCTCTGA
- a CDS encoding amidohydrolase family protein, producing MHNLKLSLAALMSLALFACAQPERTKESPTLVHDHGHSHDAGEEESPAAPAPAPSTLITNVRIFNGVSSTLSAASNVLIVGNTIARISSEAIDAEGALVIDGGGRTLMPGLIDAHTHIMFSTLPQVAILTSDIGFVNLAAGKAANEMLMRGFTSVRDLGGPIFGLKKAIDMGIVEGPRIWPSGAFISQSGGHGDFRLPNEIPAKPDDFSYGEKVNAAAIADDPASVRKRAREQLMLGASQLKLMAGGGVSSVYDPIDVTQYTVEEIRAAVEAAENWGTYVTVHAYTPRAVQQSIEAGVKCIDHGQMLDEATARTMAQKGIWWSLQPFVEDGRSPFAEGTPNRIKQQKMYAGTDQAYALAKKHGIKTAWGTDILFSAANAKRQNEKLTLMTRWYTPAEVLRMATSVNAELLALSGERSPYAGKLGVVENGALADLLLVDGDPLADISILSDPAKNLVLIIKDGRIVKNGL from the coding sequence ATGCACAATTTGAAGCTCTCTCTGGCCGCCCTGATGTCCCTGGCCTTGTTCGCCTGCGCCCAGCCGGAGCGGACCAAGGAGTCCCCGACCCTGGTGCACGACCACGGCCATTCGCACGATGCCGGGGAGGAAGAGTCCCCGGCCGCCCCAGCACCGGCCCCTTCCACGCTCATCACCAACGTCCGCATCTTCAACGGCGTGAGCAGCACCCTCTCCGCAGCGAGCAACGTGCTCATCGTGGGCAACACCATCGCGCGCATCAGTTCGGAGGCCATCGACGCGGAAGGTGCACTGGTGATCGACGGAGGTGGACGCACCCTGATGCCGGGCCTCATCGATGCGCACACCCACATCATGTTCTCCACCCTGCCGCAGGTGGCCATCCTCACCAGCGACATCGGCTTCGTGAACCTCGCTGCGGGCAAGGCGGCGAACGAAATGCTCATGCGTGGATTCACCAGTGTGCGCGATCTGGGTGGCCCCATCTTCGGACTGAAGAAGGCCATCGACATGGGCATCGTGGAAGGACCGCGCATTTGGCCCAGTGGCGCGTTCATCTCCCAAAGCGGCGGGCACGGCGATTTCCGACTGCCCAACGAGATCCCCGCCAAGCCGGATGACTTCTCCTACGGCGAAAAAGTCAACGCTGCGGCCATCGCCGACGATCCCGCCTCGGTGCGCAAGCGCGCCCGGGAACAACTCATGCTCGGCGCCTCACAGCTCAAGCTCATGGCCGGTGGAGGCGTTTCCTCGGTGTACGATCCGATCGACGTGACGCAGTATACCGTGGAGGAGATCCGCGCCGCGGTGGAAGCCGCCGAGAACTGGGGAACCTATGTCACCGTGCATGCCTATACGCCCCGGGCGGTGCAACAATCCATTGAGGCGGGTGTGAAGTGCATCGACCATGGCCAGATGCTGGACGAGGCCACCGCACGAACCATGGCGCAGAAAGGGATCTGGTGGAGCTTGCAGCCTTTCGTGGAGGATGGCCGTTCACCCTTTGCGGAAGGCACGCCCAACCGCATCAAGCAGCAGAAGATGTATGCAGGCACGGACCAGGCCTATGCATTGGCGAAAAAGCATGGCATCAAGACCGCCTGGGGTACGGACATCCTGTTCAGCGCGGCGAACGCCAAGCGGCAGAACGAGAAGCTGACGCTGATGACGCGCTGGTATACCCCGGCCGAGGTGCTGCGCATGGCCACCAGCGTGAACGCGGAACTCCTCGCCCTCAGCGGCGAACGCAGCCCCTATGCAGGCAAGCTCGGTGTGGTGGAAAATGGCGCCCTGGCCGACCTGCTGCTGGTGGACGGCGACCCGCTGGCGGACATCTCCATCCTGAGCGACCCGGCAAAGAACCTGGTGCTGATCATCAAGGATGGCCGCATCGTGAAGAACGGCCTTTGA
- a CDS encoding phytanoyl-CoA dioxygenase family protein: MRKLLDRYYGKFRKLKASYVLMNLFNLKKLRHTRRMYRKYGIHRSVLLPINSGMLPQDPGERPWLDTPEGVARLPQHPGLGKFDPAVREAILQWPENGYLVVRGLFSVDEVAAVNAEVDRLIRDQVVDFNFTGRKIMFAFHHSELLRKAVHDRRILDLMDFLLGKRIKVFQSINFLTGSEQAAHSDSIHMTTYPLGYMIAAWIALEPITADNGPLIYHPGSHKLPYLLNDKYDHGGDRFTIGDDAYARYEEAVARTIREGGFPAKELHAQPGDVLFWHANLLHGGKKMSTPNASRKSMVIHCFADDVLCYHELTQRAAMMEEDH; encoded by the coding sequence ATGCGCAAACTCCTGGACCGCTACTATGGCAAGTTCCGCAAGCTGAAGGCGAGCTACGTACTGATGAACCTCTTCAATCTGAAGAAGCTCCGGCACACGCGGCGCATGTACCGCAAATACGGCATCCACCGCAGCGTGCTGCTGCCGATCAACAGCGGCATGCTGCCCCAGGACCCCGGCGAGCGACCCTGGCTGGACACGCCTGAGGGTGTGGCCCGCCTGCCGCAGCATCCCGGACTGGGAAAATTCGATCCCGCTGTGCGAGAGGCCATTCTGCAATGGCCGGAGAACGGCTACCTCGTGGTGCGCGGCCTCTTCAGCGTGGACGAAGTGGCCGCCGTCAACGCCGAGGTGGACCGCCTGATCCGCGACCAGGTGGTGGACTTCAACTTCACCGGCCGCAAGATCATGTTCGCCTTCCACCACAGCGAACTGCTGCGCAAGGCCGTGCATGACCGGCGCATCCTGGACCTGATGGACTTCCTGCTCGGGAAGAGGATCAAGGTTTTCCAGAGCATCAACTTCCTCACCGGCAGCGAGCAGGCCGCGCACAGCGACAGCATCCACATGACCACCTACCCGCTGGGCTACATGATCGCCGCGTGGATAGCGCTGGAACCCATCACCGCCGACAACGGCCCGCTGATCTACCACCCTGGCAGCCACAAGCTGCCCTACCTGCTCAACGACAAATACGACCACGGTGGCGACCGCTTCACCATCGGCGACGACGCCTACGCCCGCTATGAAGAGGCCGTTGCGCGCACCATCCGCGAGGGCGGCTTCCCCGCCAAGGAACTGCACGCCCAACCCGGTGATGTGCTCTTCTGGCATGCCAACCTTCTGCACGGCGGCAAGAAAATGAGCACACCCAATGCCTCCCGCAAGAGCATGGTCATCCACTGCTTCGCGGATGATGTACTGTGCTATCACGAGCTGACACAGCGGGCGGCGATGATGGAGGAGGACCACTGA